One region of Demequina sp. TMPB413 genomic DNA includes:
- the hemW gene encoding radical SAM family heme chaperone HemW: protein MASKAVASAAPASASSARDFGVYIHVPFCRVRCGYCDFNTYAPGEVQGATREGYVEAALAEMAMARRARGSDPRPASTVFFGGGTPTMLDASALVALLDGVRETWGLAVGAEVTTEANPDSVTAESLTALAGAGFTRVSFGMQSAVPHVLATLERTHDPANVERAVDWARAAGLAVSLDLIYGTPGESLDDWKTSLAEAIRLAPDHVSAYALVIEPGTKMGAQLRRGQIPATDPDVQADMYEAADEALGGAGYAWYEVSNWARTPGDACRHNIAYWRSQDWWGIGPGAHSYLGPRVGAQGEALPATRWWNVKHPLAYATRVAEGQDPADGQEDLDDDDLALERVMLGLRLSDGLSLDDIHPEQRQRVAGLIANGLVDGIAAAGPQRTVLLTRRGRLVADAVVRELTPV, encoded by the coding sequence GTGGCGTCCAAGGCGGTCGCATCGGCGGCCCCAGCATCGGCGTCGTCTGCGCGTGACTTCGGGGTCTACATCCACGTCCCCTTCTGCCGCGTCCGATGCGGATACTGCGACTTCAACACCTACGCTCCTGGCGAGGTCCAGGGCGCGACGCGCGAGGGCTACGTCGAGGCGGCGCTCGCGGAGATGGCGATGGCGAGGCGAGCCAGGGGTAGTGATCCCAGGCCTGCGTCGACAGTGTTCTTCGGGGGCGGCACTCCCACGATGCTCGACGCCTCGGCGCTTGTCGCGCTGCTCGACGGGGTGAGGGAGACGTGGGGTCTCGCCGTCGGCGCGGAGGTCACCACCGAGGCGAACCCCGACTCGGTGACGGCGGAGTCGCTCACCGCCTTGGCGGGCGCTGGCTTCACGAGGGTGTCCTTCGGCATGCAGTCGGCGGTCCCTCACGTGCTCGCAACCCTTGAGCGCACCCACGACCCGGCGAACGTGGAGCGCGCCGTCGACTGGGCGCGCGCTGCTGGCCTTGCGGTCAGCCTCGACCTCATCTACGGCACGCCGGGGGAGTCGCTCGATGACTGGAAGACCTCGCTCGCCGAGGCCATCAGGCTCGCTCCCGATCACGTCAGCGCGTACGCGCTGGTGATCGAGCCTGGAACCAAGATGGGTGCGCAACTGCGCAGGGGCCAGATCCCCGCAACCGATCCTGACGTCCAAGCGGACATGTACGAAGCGGCCGACGAGGCACTAGGCGGCGCCGGCTATGCCTGGTACGAGGTGTCAAACTGGGCGCGCACCCCTGGCGACGCTTGTCGCCACAACATCGCCTACTGGCGCAGCCAGGACTGGTGGGGAATCGGCCCTGGCGCCCACTCGTACCTTGGCCCGCGCGTCGGCGCCCAAGGGGAGGCGCTGCCTGCCACGCGGTGGTGGAACGTCAAGCATCCCCTCGCGTATGCGACGCGCGTCGCCGAAGGGCAAGACCCGGCCGACGGCCAAGAAGACCTTGACGACGACGACCTCGCCCTCGAGCGGGTCATGTTGGGTCTGCGGTTGTCCGACGGGCTCTCGCTCGATGACATTCACCCTGAGCAGCGTCAACGGGTCGCTGGACTGATCGCCAACGGCCTTGTCGATGGGATCGCCGCCGCGGGGCCCCAACGCACCGTGCTCCTTACGCGACGCGGCCGGCTGGTGGCCGACGCCGTCGTGAGAGAGCTCACGCCGGTGTAG
- a CDS encoding methyl-accepting chemotaxis protein, which translates to MRNDALANPTTLMVDDVTALIEGEMEAAAATADASEATYESSLLTVAVILVVGLVMGVAAGVLISRGIVRDLKHVVGMADRLKDGDLTARAALTSTDELGRMGRALDDAVTSIAAVVTTVTENATTLASATEELSASTSQISSAAQGAAAQAELAAAAAEQVTHNVESVSAGSEQMGASIQEIASNASSASTVSSQAVQKATSAGTTIRNLGQSSEQIGNIVKLITSIAEQTNLLALNATIEAARAGDAGKGFAVVASEVKELAQETARATEDISQRVAAIQTETAAAVLVISDIEDVVGSINDYQATISAAVEEQTATTSEISRSVAEAAIGTGDIARNITGVAQASQVTSDGVVEAQGAIGSLAEMSESLLTLVGSFKV; encoded by the coding sequence GTGCGAAACGACGCACTCGCGAACCCCACCACGCTCATGGTCGATGACGTGACGGCGCTGATCGAGGGTGAAATGGAGGCGGCCGCCGCGACCGCAGACGCCAGCGAAGCCACGTACGAGTCGTCCCTGCTCACGGTCGCGGTGATTCTGGTGGTGGGGTTGGTCATGGGAGTCGCGGCCGGAGTCCTGATTTCCAGGGGCATCGTTCGCGACCTCAAGCATGTGGTGGGAATGGCTGACCGCCTCAAGGACGGCGATCTCACGGCCAGGGCCGCACTCACCTCTACCGACGAACTGGGACGCATGGGCCGCGCCCTCGACGACGCGGTCACCTCCATCGCCGCCGTCGTCACCACGGTCACAGAGAATGCCACCACACTCGCAAGCGCGACGGAAGAGCTTTCCGCTTCGACCAGCCAGATCAGCTCTGCCGCCCAGGGAGCCGCTGCTCAGGCAGAACTCGCGGCCGCGGCAGCAGAACAAGTTACCCACAACGTCGAGTCGGTCTCGGCAGGTTCCGAGCAAATGGGCGCCTCGATTCAGGAGATCGCCTCCAACGCGAGTTCGGCCTCGACCGTCTCGTCGCAGGCCGTCCAGAAGGCCACCTCTGCCGGCACGACCATCCGGAACCTGGGTCAGTCGTCCGAGCAGATCGGCAACATCGTCAAGCTCATCACCTCGATTGCCGAACAGACCAACCTTCTCGCCCTCAATGCCACCATTGAGGCGGCGCGAGCGGGCGACGCAGGCAAGGGCTTCGCGGTCGTGGCGAGCGAGGTCAAGGAACTCGCGCAAGAGACCGCCAGGGCAACGGAAGACATCTCGCAGCGCGTCGCGGCGATCCAGACGGAAACAGCGGCGGCCGTGCTGGTGATCTCCGACATCGAGGACGTGGTCGGGTCGATCAACGACTACCAGGCGACCATTTCCGCCGCTGTCGAGGAGCAGACGGCTACCACTTCGGAGATCTCACGATCGGTCGCGGAGGCAGCGATCGGCACGGGAGACATCGCGCGCAACATCACCGGCGTCGCTCAAGCGTCGCAAGTGACGTCCGACGGCGTGGTTGAGGCGCAGGGCGCGATCGGGTCCCTCGCCGAAATGTCGGAGTCGCTGCTGACGCTCGTGGGCAGTTTCAAGGTGTAG